In Eriocheir sinensis breed Jianghai 21 chromosome 50, ASM2467909v1, whole genome shotgun sequence, one genomic interval encodes:
- the LOC126982283 gene encoding zinc finger protein 184-like produces the protein MEGELLALRWNNHLSTFATLLSDLRNEETYSDVTIACGGRLYPAHKFVLSACSEYLRVMLCAHPNKHPILYLKDVPKEDLEAILDYMYAGTVKVAHSSLASLLHTAEGLQVKGLIIPDHFRGTPSTKPIHPGLKRKSTDEENQSNASATSPQKHVRRGAPDSPSEPPPNDEPQEGERVPQEEGAEETCSQECQSEGLPLAGWGYRGIGYAPWYPRHNGQDQLLGNPYSDEDKVNIKEEPVEEEEEEQEDKPEPGEDNKAPDSSKEAEEEEEEFEGFEESEHGCDVKKEEEEDEEEDLNEESREEGESNEDNPTSKDPNLASFLEVMCTENTNENSSDAKEYREMFQYDDNSMVSNGQREGSSRINAQQCPFCLKLLTTRSNLQRHIATHHTRQSFTCPTCEKTFTRKDRLTEHVKLHTGEAPYTCDECGKNFSRRDNLNVHRRTHTGERPYSCDVCGKTFSRKEYIGEHMAVHSDYKRFSCRWCSKEFKHKQSLRHHIKSAHDTSKMTDEASQSAPPMLVQLNFSDDNV, from the exons ATGGAGGGGGAACTACTGGCTCTAAGGTGGAACAACCACTTGTCAACCTTCGCTACACTCCTCTCAGACCTTCGCAAtgag GAGACCTACTCAGACGTCACCATTGCGTGTGGGGGGCGGCTGTACCCGGCCCACAAGTTCGTGCTGTCCGCCTGCAGTGAATACCTCAGGGTCATGCTGTGCGCCCATCCCAACAAACACCCAATCCTCTACCTGAAG gaTGTGCCGAAGGAGGACCTTGAGGCCATCCTGGACTACATGTACGCGGGGACGGTCAAGGTTGCACACTCCAGCCTGGCGTCGCTCCTGCACACCGCCGAGGGGCTTCAAGTTAAGGGCCTCATCATACCGGACCACTTCCGCGGCACTCCCTCCACCA AACCCATCCATCCAGGCCTCAAGCGGAAGAGCACCGATGAGGAGAACCAGTCCAACGCCTCCGCCACCTCCCCTCAGAAGCACGTCCGGCGGGGGGCTCCAGACTCCCCCTCCGAGCCCCCGCCGAACGATGAGCCTCAGGAGGGCGAGAGAGTGCCACAGGAGGAGGGTGCCGAGGAGACCTGCAGCCAAGAGTGCCAGTCTGAGGGTCTCCCACTGGCGGGCTGGGGCTACAGAGGCATTGGTTACGCGCCCTGGTACCCCCGACACAATGGACaggaccag CTTCTCGGCAACCCTTACAGCGACGAGGACAAAGTAAACATCAAGGAGGAgcctgtagaggaggaggaggaggaacaggaggacaaACCAGAGCCAGGCGAGGATAACAAGGCCCCGGACAGCtcgaaggaggcagaggaggaggaggaggagtttgagggCTTCGAGGAGAGCGAACATGGATGCgatgtgaagaaggaggaggaagaggacgaggaggaggacttgaatgaggagagtagagaagagggagagagcaacGAGGATAACCCGACATCGAAGGACCCCAATCTG gccagcttcctcgaggtcATGTGCACCGAGAACACCAACGAGAACTCCAGCGATGCCAAGGAGTACCGGGAGATGTTCCAGTACGACGACAACTCCATGGTCTCGAACGGCCAGAGGGAAGGCTCGTCACGCATCAACGCCCAGCAGTGTCCCTTCTGCCTCAAGCTGCTGACCACGCGCTCCAATCTCCAGCGCCACATTGCCACGCACCACACCCGCCAGTCCTTCACCTGCCCGACCTGTGAGAAGACGTTCACGCGCAAG GACCGGCTGACGGAACACGTGAAGCTGCACACCGGTGAGGCGCCGTACACCTGTGACGAGTGTGGCAAGAACTTCTCACGCCGCGACAACCTCAACGTACACAGACGAACGCACACAG GGGAGCGGCCATACTCCTGCGATGTGTGTGGGAAGACCTTCTCGCGCAAGGAGTATATCGGGGAGCACATGGCTGTTCACTCCGACTACAAGCGCTTCTCCTGTCGCTGGTGTTCCAAGGAGTTCAAACACAAGCAGAGCCTCCGTCACCACATCAAGAGTGCGCACGACACCTCCAAGATGACCGACGAGGCCTCCCAGAGCGCCCCGCCAATGCTCGTGCAACTTAACTTCTCCGATGATAACGTGTAG